Genomic DNA from Bacteroides zhangwenhongii:
CAATACGCAAGTTTTCCTCTTCCGGTAATTTATGCGGAGTATCAAACCAGATCAAATCCGGGTGGTATTTCCTAATAAGTTCCTCCAACTGAGGTATTGCTTTACCACACACATATTTTCGGGCATGCTCTTTCAGAAATAGAGAATCTTTCTTCCACCAGTCTCTGCCATTCAATAACAGATCCCCACCGGGATTCCTATAATCCCAATCATTACCCGGTGCATCTTTTTCTCCCCAATCAAAGGCCTGAGAATAATACAAACCAAACTTTAATCCTGCTTTCCGGCACTCTCTTTCCAATTCACGTATTGGATCTCTGCCAAACGGAGTCGCCTTGACTATATTATAATCACTTACCTCCGAATCATACATGGCAAAACCATCATGATGTTTGGCTGTGATCACCAAATACCCCATTCCAGCATCCTTTGCCAACTTTACCCATTCTTTCGCACTAAATTGCTGTGGATTAAAAGTACCCGCCACTTTTTCCCGATATTCCGCAATCGGTATTTTTGCCATACGCTGAATATGTTCGCCATATCCTTGATAGCGTATGCCATTCCAAGTACCACTCAGAGAAGAATAAACACCCCAATGAATAAACATCCCAAAACGCACTTCATCAAACCATTTCATTCTTTGATCCAACTCTTCCTTTTGGGGAATCAACGACTCCAAAGTGGGAATAGGATAACATTTCTGTGCCACAAGGGTAGATGGAAAAGAGAACAGTAAGCTACCTGCACACAAAAAGGCAGCTATACTGTTCATTATCGATTTCATAGACAACATAGACTAGAATCTTTGATTTTACAATGATGAGCCCGTACAATCAATAGAGAAAGCTGATATTTTATTCTCTACCAATTCCATACTTTCAGTTGTCTTATACCAATAAATTGCTCCATCCTCTGCCGTAATCCTAAAGACCTTCCCTTTACTCATACTTTGCGCAGGCACTACTGCACGGAACACATTTCCTTCAACAGGTTGCATGGTAATATATTCCGCTGCCTCAGAAGCCTTTACTATAGCCGTTTGTTCGGTCAAATTCACTGTAGCTGTTCTTTTTGCACAAATATCTACATTTTTAATAACTTCTCCTTCCGGCAAAATCACTTCAGCTTCTACCAATGCTAATTTATGCACAAATGATAAAGTTATCGATTCATCGTCTACACTGGCAATTTCGTTCTTTGCCAATAAAAGATCGCTTTGGTTATAGCCATCTTTCGATTGGTCTTGAGATACGGAAAAATCAAAACTTGTTCCTTCCAAATCAGCATTATATGGGTAATAAGCATAAAAATTCAACTCACTGCCATCAATCGGAAAAGTGATAGAATATTCAGCAACCCATTTTCCATTATCTGCAGTATAATGATAATCAAGATTATCATGTAAGACTTCTGTAGCCCCACGCTTCAATCCATAGATTCCAACATGATCACCATCCTCAAAAGATGTTTTCTTATCTATTGTTACCGTACGGGTTTGAGAAATACCCAAATCAAATATAATTTCTTTTTCCGACTGAGAGAACGCTTCATCCATGATATTCTCCTGACTACAAGAAGCGAATAAAGCAGCGAACACCATGGTCGCTCCCATTAATATATATTGTTTTTTCATATTGGCATTGTTTTAATTATGGTTAGTTTTTCTTTTTAAGCACAACATCATCCAAATAGAATTCAACGCCCCCAGTTGTCGGGTAAAATCCTATGTAAAAATCAGCTAAAGCTTTCGGAGTTGATTCATAGATATGTTCCTCTGTATAAGAGTAAGGGTCTTTTAATAGTTTAGAAAAATTAAAATCTAATGAATAAGCTCCATAAATATCAGAAAGAGTAAACTCAACATATCCGGCATAAGGTTTATCTCCTGGAATTTTATCATTTGCCATAAAAACATTAGGAGTACGTCCTCCAGTCGTAGCATCATTAGTCTTAATGTAGCATCTCACTTTTTTGCCCTTTGTACCTTTTGCATTAAATTGCAATGAATATACTTGGGGGTTAGCATTCTTCATACGATAAGTTACCACCTGCCCATACCAGCTTCCTGCACCTGCGCCAAAACTATTTCCATGAATTACGTTCCTACCCTTTATTTCATCATATTCAACGACAGCAGTCCCTCCTCCTTTAGTCTGAAACCACCACGTTCCTTCAGCTTCTTTCATCGGGTCAGCACTTTTTCCAACGTCTCCCACCGGCAATTCTTCAATAGAATTTTGTATCCAATTTTCAGCCGCACTTCCTTCATTCGTACTTCCCGATTCCCAATCTTCTATCGGTTCACTTTCCGTCTTCACTTCTATTTTATCCAAATCAACCCTCACCGTACAAATATACCGCATTCCCTGTTTTAATAAGTCTGTACCTTCCGATAGATTCCAGTTAAACGTACGGTTCATATTAGGCAATTTAATTTCCGCTTCATATCCTTCGGTAGAAGCAGCAGGAAGCACTTGTGCAGACGCTCCATTCTCATCCGTCAAAGTCACAAACTCTATCGTCTTCACTTCTGTTGCCGGTTCAAATGTCCCGGACAACAGATTGAATTCCGCTTTCGTTTTCATCCCTGATACCTTAATGACAGATTCAGTCAAATACTCATCTTTTACCCCATCTCCAGCTTTTAATTGAAACACAATCTGAGATAAAACGGGGCGAAGCTGTAACGTTGTCTTTTTGTTATCCTTACTTAATCCTTTACCATTACCTGCATAAAGAAAACTGAAATTGGAACTGGTCTTCTGGTTAGCAACATTCATCGGATAAAGATTATCCGTCAAATTGTCTTTACGTGGATAATAAGCAATAATATCCACTTTACTGCCATCTTCCGGATAATATATCACATCCTCCATAACAGCCGGAGTGAAATATCCTTCCGGCATTACTGTTGTCTGATATTTCACATTACAATAGGGTTCAATACACTCTACCGTATTCTCTTTCAACATATAAATACCGACTGTTTTTCCCGATTTCCACTGTTCTCCGGCATCTTCCGGATTGAAAGAATATGCTTTTCCCATTAATACTATCGGTGTTTGTGATACTTGTTCGTCTCCTGAATTATCATCGCTACAGGCACCGAGTACTAATGCCATTGTTGATAGCATTACGACATTAAACAAATAGTTTTTCATATTGTATCTCATTTATTTTCGTTAATTTATAAATTCACAGTCACTGTCTTCCCACAGAAAGCCCCTTGAGGCATTTGTATCGGAATACGTTTACCATTGTAAGTCACTATTATTTCTTTCAAATCCGGATTCATTGTAGCGTCAGTTACGGAAATCCGTCCTCCTACCCCATCCTTCTCAATCAATACCGTACATGGGGCAGACACCATAAGTTCCGCATCATTTACTTTCAAAGTTGCCCCTGCCTGATAAAAAACAGTTCCTAGCGTATTACCGTCTTTAGTTCCGGCAGCCTGAACCAATGTAT
This window encodes:
- a CDS encoding fimbrillin family protein: MKKQYILMGATMVFAALFASCSQENIMDEAFSQSEKEIIFDLGISQTRTVTIDKKTSFEDGDHVGIYGLKRGATEVLHDNLDYHYTADNGKWVAEYSITFPIDGSELNFYAYYPYNADLEGTSFDFSVSQDQSKDGYNQSDLLLAKNEIASVDDESITLSFVHKLALVEAEVILPEGEVIKNVDICAKRTATVNLTEQTAIVKASEAAEYITMQPVEGNVFRAVVPAQSMSKGKVFRITAEDGAIYWYKTTESMELVENKISAFSIDCTGSSL
- a CDS encoding fimbrillin family protein; this translates as MKNYLFNVVMLSTMALVLGACSDDNSGDEQVSQTPIVLMGKAYSFNPEDAGEQWKSGKTVGIYMLKENTVECIEPYCNVKYQTTVMPEGYFTPAVMEDVIYYPEDGSKVDIIAYYPRKDNLTDNLYPMNVANQKTSSNFSFLYAGNGKGLSKDNKKTTLQLRPVLSQIVFQLKAGDGVKDEYLTESVIKVSGMKTKAEFNLLSGTFEPATEVKTIEFVTLTDENGASAQVLPAASTEGYEAEIKLPNMNRTFNWNLSEGTDLLKQGMRYICTVRVDLDKIEVKTESEPIEDWESGSTNEGSAAENWIQNSIEELPVGDVGKSADPMKEAEGTWWFQTKGGGTAVVEYDEIKGRNVIHGNSFGAGAGSWYGQVVTYRMKNANPQVYSLQFNAKGTKGKKVRCYIKTNDATTGGRTPNVFMANDKIPGDKPYAGYVEFTLSDIYGAYSLDFNFSKLLKDPYSYTEEHIYESTPKALADFYIGFYPTTGGVEFYLDDVVLKKKN